Below is a genomic region from Fibrobacter sp..
ATTCTTTCTGCCCGTGACCCGTTCTGCATGCGCGCTTCCGCTGTGCTGACACAAGAGTTCAAGAACGCCTGGATTTACTACCAGCCCGAGGAACGTTCCGCTTCTCCTTATTTTGGTACGGTGGCCAAGGCTGACATTTGCATTGAAATTGGTCCCCAGCATCACGGCACCATCAATCCGTTTATTTTTGAAGAATCCGAGCGCCTTGTAAAACGCTACCTGGAACTTGCGGAAGAATGGAATCGTGGCGAACTCCAAAAGCGCCCGCCCATTCCGGTAGAGGTGTATACCCAGCATCGCGACCTGGGTTATCCTAAACCTCAGGGCGGTGGCCCTATCCAAGCCATGATCCATCAAAATGTTTTTGGCCGAGACTATAGTGAACTGAAGGACGGAGACCCGATTTTCCGCACCTTTGACGGTAAGGACATCTTGTTCAAGCGTGAACCTGGTGACCCCGAAGTTGTTTATCCGATTTTTATTAACGAGCCCGCTTATTACGAAAAGGACATCGCAATGA
It encodes:
- a CDS encoding succinylglutamate desuccinylase/aspartoacylase family protein is translated as ILSARDPFCMRASAVLTQEFKNAWIYYQPEERSASPYFGTVAKADICIEIGPQHHGTINPFIFEESERLVKRYLELAEEWNRGELQKRPPIPVEVYTQHRDLGYPKPQGGGPIQAMIHQNVFGRDYSELKDGDPIFRTFDGKDILFKREPGDPEVVYPIFINEPAYYEKDIAMSLTVKTVEEW